The nucleotide window tattttaattaaaaccttttaaatatattaatgttttaaagttgaagttaaattaaaataatttagTTTTAGAGAAATTTGGGACGACATCATACAATCTAATAAAATCTAGGAAATACcgaaaaaagtgaaaaaaaaaaaaaaaaaaaaaaacccgatgTAACGCTAAAGCGTCACTTAGAAAAATCTAAAGAAAATGGGACAACTCCCTTCAAGCTTATAGTGTGTTAGTTTATGGATGTAATCCTATACTAGTAAAAAGTCATACACATAAAGAAAAGAAAATTCTCTTGATATGTACACTGATCAATCTTTGTACAAAAGTTCTCAGTAGATGAgtataaaatagaaaaaaaaaaaaaattcttttcaCATTTTACATTGGTTATGCTTTTTtccaccttttttttttttttttttttttgtaaatgccAAACCAGCTACATTTTTCTCTGCAACGAGGATGATGATGAAAACCTTCGTTGATAGATATACATTGATGTCGAGACTACTAACACCTGGTATATATATACACTATCCGACCGCTATCAACTGGAAGAACAACGTTCAATCTTATAAGGTTAATTCTTTTGTGACTAAGCATTCGATGCAGACGGAGGCATTTCAATCTCGTTAGGCGATTGGTCATCGCTCCAGTTGGTAGTTTTATAGTACTTTACATATAATCCAATTTGAATCATTCCTGAAACGGCCCCAACCGCATTAGGAATCTGTCCTTGCGAAAAtccaacaaaaaaaaatcatcaaaaatgtGGAAAATGAAAAGTTTATTCATATGGAAGGCTGTAGTATATTTTACCATGATGAAAGGATCAAATTCAAGGGCTGCATATACAACCCAAATCGATCCGTTTAAAAGATTTCCAATGGATATACAAACCGGCATGTACTTGACACTCTTCGTCCTTATGACAGTTTTCTGTTGATCAAATGTTGTTTAACTAGATTATGAAAACCTTAAAAAAAACAATGACAAGTTCAAAACAAAGGTATAGTTTGTAGTGTACCATACCATGATTGTTAGTGGAGATGCATACATAATAATATTGAAGACGAGACACAAGATTCCGACAAGCATAGATCTTGCAGGGTGTGTGTGGGATAGTGTTAAAGTAACAGTCACCATTGCTGCTATAACGATAGCCTCCAATATTAAAACTATGATCATCTTTCTCTGCATTTTCAAGATTGGTAACTCAAATCATACTTGATACGGACCAAAAGAGCATAATTTGGGCCCATAAGTGGTGGACGGAAAGGTTTTCATAGGCCGGATCACATGGCAAGCCTGACTATCAGACCCAAGTTCCATCATTTAGGAATCCGAATTAGGGATATCAATGAGTCGGATTTGGGACGGGTTTAAGTAATCTCAACCACAAACCCGGTTAGATAAGTTTGTCCCAAAATTTGGGTTTCTAATGGGTAAATACCCATCATCAGGTAACGGGTATACCCACGGGTTTTGGGTAAACccattaatttaaaaatattaaCCGTTGGGTATACCCGACTCAAAACCTATCGGGTAACTACTAGTAAGTTACGTTTAGTattaggggagtgggggtgggGAAAGTTTTGTCCATGATGAGTGAGTTCAACGAGTGATGGATAGCAACATACCACCGCCACCATCATAATTCAACGAGTGATGGAAGGATTCTGTGATATATTTCACGCGTTATGGGCTATTATGTGATAATTGGATATGAGGGGGTGTGAGgatttattgttgggtgttgtgagtgatgaccattgccactaaaaaaggttgatggaataatggttgatgacatggcgaaacttgattggatgttgtgagtgatggaatttttGCAAGTGATAACCACCCCCTCCCCCTTATCAccataaaaaaataacaaatatttttttttgaacgagaAATTTGAATTACTACTGAAGTATCACCGTGCCACCATCggaaccatccgatcatatccatcttcatTAGGCAATAATGATTATACATCAATTTAGAAGGAAACCCATGACATAATGGTCTCTAAACTTTATCCCATCCCAAGATGCTACTAGACTATAATGCCATGTGCGTCAGTTGTTAATTTTAAACTATATTTTTTGAGAATTCTCTATGTTATCTTTTTGTGCTTCCTTTCTACTTCAGTATTTACACCAAATCCCTGCTCTATAAAAAGTTAAGAAATTGAAAAGTATACGTACACGACACGTCCATGAGGAATAGATGAAGAAGATGCTGCAGAAGGTTAGCGTGATGAGGATGCCGGCACTGTTGATCGTGACGACAAGTAAACTGTGGGGATGAACGATGGGGAGACCATAGAACAGCCACATTGAACAGTTCATAAGTGTAGCTAGATATGTATCTGGCTTGTATGCTTGTACCGATTTAAGTTTGACAATTTTGAGGAATGTAGGGCTGCATTTTAATGTTTTGTTTGTTAATAACCCTAAATAAAATGTACAAAAATGTTAACAAATGAATGCTTACGTGGGAGAAAGAAATAGATATAATGCAATTGCATTTCCTGCAcagatttataaaaaaaaatatatatatatattagacaTGCATGCACTTTCATGAGATTTATAAAACATTAAACATGTCAACACGAAATCAAGATATAGTGGATGTCATGTTTGTTCATTCAGAAAAAAAAGAGATGGAAGTACAAACCGATGATCCCAACGATGAGTCTAATTTGATCGTGGTCCATCTATTATTTTTTTGTTGTAGTAAATCCGAAGTGACGATGAGATTTCAAATATACGTATCTATGTTACTTTACTGCAATATAAACATatgaatcatgttcaaaatgtAAATGAAGATTTAGGGTGTTGATGTTGATGCATGCCCCTTTTGTATAGTAAGATACATTCTTGATTGTGAGACATAATAGATTGTGTGTTGTGTTTGTACGGATGGTATGAATGCCAGTTTTGTCCGTACACGTATCTATGTTTGGTATGTTACATTTGTTCAACCTCGTATCTCTCTACATTTGGAGGATATTACTGGTCACGAATGTAGGTGTAGATTAACCTTGTTTTTAATGGTAAATACATATACACTCAGCACCACACCTTTAATAAATAAAAGACCATTGTCTTAAAGAGTGACTAGATCTAAAAACGATCATAAATAAGTTAAACTTAAAATCTGTACATATAATTTAAAATTTGGGAAAATTACGAAAAATAACAGTtgaccaaacctgttttcaaattTGTCACGCTCCTGCGTCCTTGGAGCAGCGCATCATGCACGGGATGCGTCCTTAGAGCGAAACCCAATAAAAATGGACACGTGGCCACGGGATGCGTCCTTCAAGCACGGGATGAGTCGGGCAAGTTTCTGAAGCGTCCGACGAGGTTTCCGGCGAGTTGCGGATTTCCAACGAGTTTTCAGACAATTTATTTCATTGCAACGGGGAGGTTTCTGACTTCTACTTTCTTCCGCTCTAAGTTTCGAACATTATCATCTCCCCTGTTTCTTTCAACATGTTTCAACACCCTCACTAAATTTGATCCACCCAGATGGGGAATTGTTCTAAACCCTCAAGAAAACAAACCCAGATCATCATCATCTGGATAAATTTTACCCAAAAACAGATAACCCAGATAAACTTTACCGGAAACAGCTCTATCCGATGCTTTCAACCCTTCTCCGCTGTCGTTGCCCCTGTACGGCTCTCCAACTAACCCAGCCACATCCTACATTCATTTCACACTCTTATACAAACCCGTAACCATACTTTTCATCCCATCGGAAAAATCCGATATGGGATCTTCAACGCCGGTGATTCAGTATGGATCTGGCGTCATATCAGGATCACCCGAAACCATTCTCCGTTACTTGGATGTCAAGTTTCCGAAACCATTCTCCGTTGCAATGAAATAACTCGCCGGAAACCTCGCCGGACACTTCAGAAACTTGCCCGACTCATCCCGTGCTCCAAGGACGCATCCCGTGCTTGAAGGACGCATCCCGTGGCCACGTGTCCATTTTTTATTGGGTTTCGCTATAAGGACGCATCCCGTGCTTGAAGGACGCATCCCGCGCTTGAAGGACGCATCCCGCACATGATGCGCCGCTTCAAGGACGCAGGAGCGTGACAaatttgaaaacaggtttggtcaACTAACATTTTCGTAATTTTCCCTTAAAATTTGATTGAAGTAGTGAGTCCCATAAGATATGGATGAATACAACTTAAAGCATCCACAATAAGCATGTATTTTGGGTGATGTTTTTTAAATGCCACATGGGCACTTGCCCAACTAGTAAAACCATTTCTCTCTCATGAGCCTCTCACAGACTATAAAAACACaatttctctctcctctctcttcacTCACATAACCCATTTTTTCTCATTTTTCctaaaaaaaaaacatcacaCTCTCTTTTCTCTAACTCATTATCTCTCTCATCCACATCACCTTCTCTCtctttgaaaatacaaaaaaataagcTTATTGTGGATGCTCCAACACCCACGCGTTACAAATAGCCTAAGCCGGTTTGCTCAACTCTTAAACTCAAATTCCATCGTTTGGAGTCCCACTTTGAACATTTTTCCTAATTTTTTCATTCTTATAATTCGTTTATGATTAATTAACCTTTTATCGTAGATGCAAATATCGCCAGtgacgaagcttgagatttctaaTCGGGaagtcgaaaacgtatatacccaaaaatttctattaaattagggggtcgaaaacgtatacacccaaaaatttctatacgaaaactatatactctctgctactgagcgaaaagtttaGGGGTCGGTCGCCCCATATGATACGCCCTTGAATATCGACTGCATTTCTTATCGCTCTAATCTAAAATTTCTTACATATCAACTAACTGAATACATACTactttcttgcattggttagtaACAACCAATGTTCGAATTTTAGGCATGTTTTTTTAGCATTTCAAATGATTCCGAAAACAGACCACCCTTGTTCATACACTTTCTGACAAATGCAATATCAATCACATGTTTTAGTAGTAAGACATTAATTTGTGACGACTCAAGAAAGCATCGGGAGAAGTGCTGTATTACAAAGGAAACAAGACTATGGGGTGTGGGgtggggttggggcgtgggttgggtgaaaacgcccaagccaccacctcgggtgggtttgggtttgggcgtggcccaaggggcgggagtttaaagccgggcgtggggcgggctagcgaTCCTATGTGGCCGGCTCCTATTCGCTTGTTGGCTAGGTCATAGCAGGCATTTAAATTTCAgattctaactgtttggccaagccAAGCGGTTCACCCAACCCAACAGTCAACATCGCTATATATATAACTccaaccccaccggctaccccaACCCAAACAAACTTGTTGGCTGTCCACCGCTACCCCAGCCCAAACACACTTGATCGAACCCGCTACCCAAACACACTTGATCGATGGCCTCTTGGACACACGAAGAAGAGTTAGCTCTTGTCACGAGCGTCGTTGATGCAATGAAGGGCCGACAACCCGGTGAAACGCGTTACTGGCCGGAAGCTTTTGCTAGCTACCGGCATAACGTGGGAAACGACCGGCACAACGTAAACGTGTGCCAACATAAATGGTGCGAGCTACGGCCGAAGCTTGATCGTTTCAAAGCCTACTATGAAGCCGTTCCGAGCGGTGAGATAAGCCACgaagaccgggtggcggtggcgaacattgAGTTTCGGGGCAAGGAGCGAAAGCCGTTCGACAAGCTCGCTCTTTTTGAAATTTACCTAACGctctatgtttttttttaatcctttttaggtttttttttgtaagttttatgaattttgtaatttttaggaatttaataaaattttaggctttttttcaatgttgtgtgtattttataatttttgtttttttatttttttaataaactgccaAGCCACGCGGGCTAGCCTGGCCCCGCCATACAccacggacacgtcactcaccggcggggggggctcgaactccacgtgtcaactcatgcccccaacccccgccccaccataccccacggtctaaggAATAGTATTATGTGATAAGACGTCTCTGAGAATTCAAGTACGTTGTTCGAACTTGAAAAAATGTGTCATTCagtaatttttattaatatttaaaaaaaaatcaaattagtattgggcCCAATAAACCTAATGTCAAGTGGGTTATAAAATTCCAAACcataaaaatgatttgtaaatgggACTATATTAGAATTGGCATGtctttactatttaaaaaaaataaataacatatatatatcggatttttttAAATCGCGTGCCCCTTGAAATCACTGGCCTTATGCGGAGGTCCTCCTCAC belongs to Helianthus annuus cultivar XRQ/B chromosome 5, HanXRQr2.0-SUNRISE, whole genome shotgun sequence and includes:
- the LOC110939354 gene encoding bidirectional sugar transporter SWEET5: MGYDVAGLVGEPYRGNDSGEGLKASDRAVSGKVYLGYLFLGKIYPDDDDLGLLTNKTLKCSPTFLKIVKLKSVQAYKPDTYLATLMNCSMWLFYGLPIVHPHSLLVVTINSAGILITLTFCSIFFIYSSWTCRRKMIIVLILEAIVIAAMVTVTLTLSHTHPARSMLVGILCLVFNIIMYASPLTIMKTVIRTKSVKYMPVCISIGNLLNGSIWVVYAALEFDPFIMIPNAVGAVSGMIQIGLYVKYYKTTNWSDDQSPNEIEMPPSASNA